The following proteins come from a genomic window of Acetivibrio cellulolyticus CD2:
- a CDS encoding S1C family serine protease, with amino-acid sequence MFEDRNRGKGGFVKTFLTALVTSLGVGVLLFLFASQYIVRDVEQQPQVGETKNQPIPQPLSIQQQQTPNNTTQGGTIQGVAKSAMSGVVGISVLKVASSSIFDRNSESWGVGSGVIVSSNGYILTNHHVAGGKNKRIIVSLEDGRNIDGTTVWADPILDLAVVKINATGLQAIPFGDSTGLTVGEPAIAIGNPLGLQFQRTVTSGIISALNRTIKIDTDGGTNYMEDLIQTDASINPGNSGGPLLNSKGQVIGINTVKVTTAEGIGFAVPINIAIPIVNRFIESGDFVEPYLGVFAYDKEVVPYLDNTINIDSGVYISNIDENGPAYMSGLRVGSIMTEVDGKEINTMMQLRAYMYSKKPGDTITITYREGDATKNSSIKLAAKEKDGLVTR; translated from the coding sequence ATGTTTGAGGATAGAAATAGAGGAAAAGGCGGATTTGTAAAAACATTTTTGACTGCGCTTGTAACTTCTTTGGGTGTAGGGGTACTGTTGTTCTTATTTGCGTCACAGTATATAGTGAGAGATGTTGAACAGCAGCCACAAGTTGGAGAAACCAAAAATCAGCCCATACCACAGCCGCTTTCAATACAGCAGCAACAAACTCCGAATAATACTACTCAAGGTGGTACTATTCAGGGTGTTGCGAAATCCGCAATGTCTGGGGTTGTTGGTATCTCGGTACTGAAAGTTGCCAGCAGTTCTATATTTGATAGAAACTCAGAGAGCTGGGGTGTTGGTTCTGGAGTAATTGTAAGTTCAAATGGTTACATTCTTACCAACCATCACGTTGCGGGTGGAAAAAATAAGAGGATAATTGTTTCACTGGAGGATGGTAGGAATATAGATGGAACAACGGTTTGGGCAGATCCAATTTTAGACCTTGCAGTTGTAAAAATAAATGCAACCGGATTGCAAGCCATACCTTTTGGAGACTCAACCGGACTTACTGTGGGTGAACCTGCAATAGCTATTGGGAACCCGTTAGGGCTTCAATTTCAGAGAACTGTTACCTCGGGTATAATAAGTGCTTTGAATAGAACAATTAAGATTGATACTGATGGTGGTACAAACTATATGGAGGATCTTATTCAAACTGATGCAAGCATAAATCCTGGAAACAGTGGAGGACCACTACTAAATTCGAAAGGACAGGTTATAGGGATAAACACTGTCAAGGTTACCACAGCAGAGGGGATAGGATTTGCAGTGCCCATAAATATAGCGATACCGATAGTCAACCGGTTTATTGAGAGTGGAGATTTTGTTGAACCCTATCTTGGAGTATTTGCATATGATAAGGAAGTGGTCCCATATCTTGATAATACTATAAATATTGACTCCGGCGTGTATATTTCAAATATTGATGAAAATGGCCCTGCTTATATGAGCGGATTACGTGTTGGGTCTATAATGACAGAAGTTGATGGGAAAGAAATAAATACAATGATGCAGCTTAGGGCATACATGTATTCCAAGAAGCCCGGAGATACAATAACTATAACCTATCGTGAAGGTGATGCTACTAAAAATTCTTCTATTAAGCTTGCTGCAAAGGAAAAGGATGGACTTGTTACGAGGTAG
- a CDS encoding ABC transporter ATP-binding protein: MNKIIELKGVSKSFELANTKVKVLENINLEIEEGEFISIMGPSGSGKSTLLYLIGGLDKASEGAILVNGVEMRKLSDNLESKIRRNDMGFIFQAYNLIDNLTLEENILLPALLEGKKKKAVLRKAEELMDIVGILHRRNHTPKELSGGEQQRTAIARALINDPDILFADEPIGNLDSKSGTEVLELLGKINKERGITILMVTHSEESTRYGNRIIRLKDGRIIA, encoded by the coding sequence ATGAATAAAATTATTGAGCTCAAAGGTGTAAGTAAATCTTTTGAATTGGCAAACACTAAGGTTAAAGTTTTGGAAAATATAAATCTTGAAATTGAAGAAGGTGAGTTTATATCCATAATGGGACCGTCGGGGTCAGGGAAAAGCACACTATTGTATCTGATTGGTGGACTGGATAAGGCAAGCGAAGGAGCAATCCTTGTGAACGGAGTTGAAATGAGGAAACTAAGTGATAATCTTGAAAGTAAAATCAGAAGAAATGATATGGGTTTTATCTTTCAGGCATATAACCTCATTGACAATTTGACTTTAGAGGAGAATATTCTTTTGCCAGCTCTGCTGGAAGGAAAAAAGAAAAAAGCTGTACTCAGAAAGGCTGAGGAATTAATGGATATCGTAGGAATATTACATAGAAGAAACCATACTCCAAAAGAACTTTCCGGTGGAGAGCAGCAAAGAACAGCCATTGCCCGAGCACTGATTAATGACCCTGATATTTTGTTTGCCGATGAGCCGATAGGCAATCTTGACAGCAAGAGCGGCACGGAAGTTCTGGAACTTTTAGGAAAGATCAATAAAGAAAGAGGAATTACAATTCTAATGGTAACTCATTCTGAGGAATCGACCAGGTATGGAAATAGAATAATAAGGCTGAAAGATGGAAGAATTATAGCATAA
- a CDS encoding DUF951 domain-containing protein: MNHKFSIGDVVEMKKQHPCGSKEWEVTRVGADFKIKCLGCDHQVMLPRTKFEKSIKKVIKSADDIIQP; this comes from the coding sequence ATGAATCATAAGTTTTCCATTGGTGATGTTGTAGAGATGAAAAAGCAGCATCCATGCGGTAGTAAGGAATGGGAAGTAACTAGGGTAGGTGCGGATTTCAAAATCAAATGTTTGGGCTGTGACCATCAGGTTATGCTTCCGAGAACAAAGTTTGAAAAAAGTATCAAAAAGGTTATAAAATCAGCTGATGATATAATACAGCCTTAA